In Acetonema longum DSM 6540, the genomic stretch AAAGGCGCTAAAGACGCTGTGCATGGAACTGCCTTGGGTTCGGGGCCTGTGGTTGTCTGGAACTCAACCAGAACCTGCAATCTCAAGTGCGCCCATTGTTATATGGAATCAGACGCCCGAAAATATCAGGGAGAATTGACGACAGAAGAAGCCAGGCGCTTTATTGACGATTTAGCGGATTTTAAAGTTCCGGTGCTGCTTTTCTCCGGCGGGGAACCTTTGATTCGTCCTGATTTCTTCGAATTGGCGGGATATGCTGCCTCTAAAGGGATTCGTCCCACGCTTTCCACCAATGGAACCTTAATTACCGGTGAAACTGCGCGGCGAATCAAGGATATCGGCATCGGCTATGTGGGGATATCCCTGGATGGCTTGCGAGAGGTTAATGACAAATTCCGCGGCAAAGAGGGCGCTTTCCAGGCAGCCATGGAAGGGATTCAGAACTGTGTTGCGGCAAAGCAGCGGGTCGGACTCCGTTTTACCATTAACAGTCATAATTTTGCCGAGTTGGACAAGATTTTTGACTTTATTGAAGAAGAAAACATTGACAGGGTCTGTTTTTATCATTTGGTTTACTCCGGTCGCGGAAATCAGATGATCAAAGAAGATGTTTCGCCGGAGGAATCCAGGCGAGCCATGGAAACCATTATCCGCCGTTCCATGGATTTTGAGGAACGCGGGCTAAAAAAAGAGATCTTAACAGTTGACAATCACTGCGACGGGGTGTATCTCTATCTGCGAACCATCAAGAAAGATCCGGAGAAAGCCGACAAGATTAAAGAACTGATCGGCCTGAACGGGGGAAACCGTTCGGGAATCGCTTTTGCCGAAGTGGACCCTCTGGGATATGTACATCCTGACCAGTTTACCCAGCATATTACCTTTGGCAATGTTCGGGAACGTAAATTCGGTGATATTTGGACCGATCTTTCCCACCCGATCTTGGCTGGTCTAAAGAACCGGAAGCCCCTTCTGAAAGGACGCTGCGCCAAATGCCG encodes the following:
- the nirJ1 gene encoding putative heme d1 biosynthesis radical SAM protein NirJ1 — translated: MISVTKLLFNMEYFGDSLRYTKGAKDAVHGTALGSGPVVVWNSTRTCNLKCAHCYMESDARKYQGELTTEEARRFIDDLADFKVPVLLFSGGEPLIRPDFFELAGYAASKGIRPTLSTNGTLITGETARRIKDIGIGYVGISLDGLREVNDKFRGKEGAFQAAMEGIQNCVAAKQRVGLRFTINSHNFAELDKIFDFIEEENIDRVCFYHLVYSGRGNQMIKEDVSPEESRRAMETIIRRSMDFEERGLKKEILTVDNHCDGVYLYLRTIKKDPEKADKIKELIGLNGGNRSGIAFAEVDPLGYVHPDQFTQHITFGNVRERKFGDIWTDLSHPILAGLKNRKPLLKGRCAKCRFLNYCNGNFRTRAEAVTGDFWASDPACYLTDEEIGV